A single region of the Triticum dicoccoides isolate Atlit2015 ecotype Zavitan chromosome 2B, WEW_v2.0, whole genome shotgun sequence genome encodes:
- the LOC119363907 gene encoding MADS-box transcription factor 15-like isoform X1, translating into MGRGKVQLKRIENKINRQVTFSKRRNGLLKKAHEISVLCDAEVAVIVFSPKGKLYEYATDSSMDKILERYERYSYAEKALISAESESEGNWCHEYRKLKAKIETIQKCHKHLMGEDLDSLNLKELQQLEQQLESSLKHIRSRKSHLMMESISELQKKERSLQEENKALQKELVERQKAAASRQQQQQQQQQMQWEHQTQTTHTHTQNQPQAQTSSSSSSFMMRDQQAHAPQQNVCSYPPVTMGGEAAAAAAAPGQQAQLRIGGLPPWMLSHLNA; encoded by the exons ATGGGTCGCGGCAAGGTGCAGCTGAAGCGGATAGAGAACAAGATAAATCGGCAGGTGACCTTCTCCAAGCGCCGCAACGGGCTCCTGAAGAAGGCGCACGAGATCTCCGTCCTCTGTGACGCGGAGGTCGCCGTCATCGTCTTCTCCCCCAAAGGCAAGCTCTATGAGTACGCCACCGACTCCAG CATGGACAAAATTCTTGAACGTTATGAACGCTACTCTTATGCTGAAAAGGCTCTTATTTCAGCTGAATCTGAAAGTGAG GGAAATTGGTGCCACGAATACAGGAAACTTAAGGCGAAGATTGAGACCATACAAAAATGTCACAA GCACCTCATGGGAGAGGATCTGGATTCTCTGAATCTCAAAGAACTCCAACAACTGGAGCAGCAGCTGGAGAGTTCATTGAAGCACATCAGATCGAGAAAG AGCCATCTTATGATGGAGTCCATTTCTGAGCTACAGAAGAAG GAGAGGTCACTGCAGGAGGAGAACAAGGCCCTACAGAAGGAA CTGGTGGAGAGGCAGAAGGCGGCGGCCagcaggcagcagcagcagcagcaacaacaacaaatgCAGTGGGAGCACCAAACCCAGACCACCCATACCCATACCCAAAACCAACCCCAAGCCCAGACCAGCTCATCATCTTCCAGTTTCATGATGAGGGATCAGCAGGCCCATGCCCCTCAACAGAACGTTTG TAGCTACCCGCCAGTGACGATGGGTggggaggcggcagcggcggcagcagcgcCGGGACAGCAGGCTCAGCTTCGCATTGGAGGCCTGCCTCCATGGATGCTGAGCCACCTCAACGCTTGA
- the LOC119363907 gene encoding MADS-box transcription factor 15-like isoform X2, with the protein MGRGKVQLKRIENKINRQVTFSKRRNGLLKKAHEISVLCDAEVAVIVFSPKGKLYEYATDSSMDKILERYERYSYAEKALISAESESEGNWCHEYRKLKAKIETIQKCHKHLMGEDLDSLNLKELQQLEQQLESSLKHIRSRKSHLMMESISELQKKERSLQEENKALQKELVERQKAAASRQQQQQQQQQMQWEHQTQTTHTHTQNQPQAQTSSSSSSFMMRDQQAHAPQQNVCYPPVTMGGEAAAAAAAPGQQAQLRIGGLPPWMLSHLNA; encoded by the exons ATGGGTCGCGGCAAGGTGCAGCTGAAGCGGATAGAGAACAAGATAAATCGGCAGGTGACCTTCTCCAAGCGCCGCAACGGGCTCCTGAAGAAGGCGCACGAGATCTCCGTCCTCTGTGACGCGGAGGTCGCCGTCATCGTCTTCTCCCCCAAAGGCAAGCTCTATGAGTACGCCACCGACTCCAG CATGGACAAAATTCTTGAACGTTATGAACGCTACTCTTATGCTGAAAAGGCTCTTATTTCAGCTGAATCTGAAAGTGAG GGAAATTGGTGCCACGAATACAGGAAACTTAAGGCGAAGATTGAGACCATACAAAAATGTCACAA GCACCTCATGGGAGAGGATCTGGATTCTCTGAATCTCAAAGAACTCCAACAACTGGAGCAGCAGCTGGAGAGTTCATTGAAGCACATCAGATCGAGAAAG AGCCATCTTATGATGGAGTCCATTTCTGAGCTACAGAAGAAG GAGAGGTCACTGCAGGAGGAGAACAAGGCCCTACAGAAGGAA CTGGTGGAGAGGCAGAAGGCGGCGGCCagcaggcagcagcagcagcagcaacaacaacaaatgCAGTGGGAGCACCAAACCCAGACCACCCATACCCATACCCAAAACCAACCCCAAGCCCAGACCAGCTCATCATCTTCCAGTTTCATGATGAGGGATCAGCAGGCCCATGCCCCTCAACAGAACGTTTG CTACCCGCCAGTGACGATGGGTggggaggcggcagcggcggcagcagcgcCGGGACAGCAGGCTCAGCTTCGCATTGGAGGCCTGCCTCCATGGATGCTGAGCCACCTCAACGCTTGA